One genomic region from Sphingomicrobium aestuariivivum encodes:
- a CDS encoding sulfurtransferase, whose amino-acid sequence MDDLVTTEWLAAHLDEVQPVDCTMFLADHGRDANAEYEAGHIPGALRLDIRAFADPDHAAPHMLPPPALGCEMLEALGIRRDKPIIAYDDSPLRSAARGWFTFRHYGAPQVAILDGGLGKWRGEGRAIERGPARVRTGLWPDAGTTQRIVTKADLLGGKAPRVVDARSAARFCGEGEEPRPGMGKGHVPGAASLPMGQFYREDGTFKDADGLRAAFAAAGVDPHEPFTASCGSGVTACSSLFAAQLLGSGEGRLYDGSWSEWGGDPDTPKEEGPAR is encoded by the coding sequence ATGGACGACCTGGTGACCACCGAATGGCTGGCGGCGCATCTCGATGAGGTCCAGCCCGTCGATTGCACCATGTTCCTCGCCGACCATGGCCGCGACGCCAATGCCGAGTATGAGGCGGGGCATATCCCGGGTGCCCTGCGGCTCGACATCCGCGCCTTTGCCGATCCCGACCATGCGGCGCCGCATATGCTGCCCCCGCCCGCGCTTGGCTGCGAGATGCTCGAGGCGCTGGGCATCAGGCGCGACAAGCCGATCATCGCCTATGACGACAGCCCGCTGCGCAGCGCGGCGCGCGGCTGGTTCACCTTCCGTCATTATGGGGCACCACAGGTCGCCATCCTCGATGGCGGTCTCGGCAAGTGGCGCGGCGAGGGCAGGGCGATCGAGCGCGGCCCCGCGCGGGTGCGCACGGGCCTATGGCCCGATGCGGGCACCACGCAGCGCATCGTTACCAAGGCCGATCTGCTAGGCGGCAAGGCGCCCCGCGTCGTCGATGCGCGCAGCGCCGCGCGCTTCTGCGGCGAGGGCGAGGAGCCGCGCCCCGGCATGGGCAAGGGCCATGTGCCGGGCGCGGCCAGCCTGCCGATGGGGCAATTCTATCGCGAGGATGGCACTTTCAAGGATGCCGACGGCCTGCGTGCCGCCTTTGCGGCGGCGGGGGTCGATCCGCACGAACCGTTCACCGCCAGCTGCGGGTCGGGGGTGACGGCCTGCTCGAGCCTGTTCGCCGCGCAGCTGCTCGGCTCGGGCGAGGGGCGGCTCTATGATGGCAGCTGGTCCGAATGGGGCGGCGATCCCGACACCCCCAAGGAAGAAGGGCCGGCGCGCTAG
- the queF gene encoding preQ(1) synthase, translating to MTPKHLGQTSALPSSPEEAELDYVPNPRAGELYLVRFAAPEFTSLCPVTGQPDFAHLVLDYAPDETIVESKSLKLFLGSFRNHAAFHEDCTVGIGKRLFDEMKPKWLRIGGYWYPRGGIPIDVFWQSGEPPKGLWLPDQGVAGYRGRG from the coding sequence ATGACCCCCAAGCATCTCGGCCAGACCAGCGCGCTTCCCTCCTCGCCGGAGGAAGCCGAACTCGATTATGTCCCCAACCCCCGTGCGGGCGAGCTCTATCTCGTGCGTTTCGCGGCGCCCGAATTCACCTCGCTCTGCCCCGTGACGGGCCAGCCCGACTTCGCGCATCTCGTGCTCGACTATGCGCCGGACGAGACGATCGTGGAGAGCAAGAGCCTCAAGCTCTTCCTCGGCAGCTTCCGCAACCATGCCGCCTTCCACGAGGATTGCACCGTGGGCATCGGCAAGCGGCTGTTCGATGAAATGAAGCCCAAGTGGCTGCGTATCGGCGGCTACTGGTATCCGCGCGGCGGCATCCCGATCGACGTCTTCTGGCAGTCGGGCGAGCCGCCCAAGGGGCTGTGGCTCCCCGACCAGGGCGTCGCCGGCTATCGCGGGCGCGGCTGA
- the hflC gene encoding protease modulator HflC has product MFRLLKNHPLATFFGVLFLIVLLVAAFPVARETDQGVVVRFGKPERIINPYVEGQGIGGEGAGLTWRIPFAEDVVWIDKRVRDIDMDTQLVLSTDQLRLEVDAFARYRITDPLQMYVAAQRVERVEEALRPILGSQLRNELGRIPFASLLSPEREGVMENIRQGLDEVARQYGAEIIDVRIKRADLPDGSPLDSAFQRMRTAREQEARAIRAQGNKQAQIIRAEADADAARTYAESFGQDPDFYDFYRAMQSYRTTFVKNGRADDPKGEASVVLSPDNEYFREFTGR; this is encoded by the coding sequence ATGTTCCGTCTCTTGAAGAACCATCCGCTCGCCACCTTCTTCGGCGTCCTCTTCCTCATCGTGCTGCTCGTCGCCGCCTTCCCCGTGGCGCGCGAGACCGACCAGGGCGTGGTCGTGCGCTTCGGCAAGCCCGAACGCATCATCAACCCTTATGTCGAGGGGCAGGGCATCGGCGGCGAGGGCGCGGGCCTCACCTGGCGCATCCCCTTTGCCGAGGATGTGGTGTGGATCGACAAGCGCGTGCGCGACATCGACATGGACACGCAGCTCGTGCTGTCGACCGACCAGCTGCGGCTCGAGGTCGACGCCTTCGCACGCTATCGCATCACCGATCCGCTGCAGATGTATGTCGCCGCCCAGCGCGTCGAACGCGTCGAGGAAGCGCTCCGGCCCATCCTCGGCTCGCAGCTCAGGAACGAGCTCGGCCGCATTCCCTTCGCCTCGCTGCTCAGCCCCGAGCGCGAGGGCGTGATGGAGAATATCCGGCAGGGGCTCGACGAGGTCGCACGCCAATATGGCGCCGAGATCATCGACGTGCGCATCAAGCGCGCCGACCTTCCCGACGGCTCCCCGCTCGACAGTGCCTTCCAGCGCATGCGCACCGCGCGCGAGCAGGAAGCCCGCGCCATCCGCGCGCAGGGCAACAAGCAGGCGCAGATCATCCGCGCCGAGGCCGACGCCGATGCCGCGCGCACCTATGCGGAGAGCTTCGGGCAGGATCCGGACTTCTACGATTTCTATCGCGCGATGCAGAGCTATCGCACGACCTTCGTGAAGAACGGCCGCGCCGACGATCCCAAGGGCGAGGCCTCTGTCGTGCTCTCGCCGGACAATGAATATTTCCGCGAGTTCACCGGCCGCTGA
- a CDS encoding DUF2945 domain-containing protein, translating to MSNDNSFQTDQYVKWDWGNGTGCGQVEERFEREVTRTIDGNEVTRDGSEDNPAYLIKQEDGDKVLKLGSELEAQDT from the coding sequence ATGAGTAACGACAACAGTTTCCAGACCGACCAGTACGTCAAATGGGACTGGGGCAACGGCACCGGCTGCGGGCAGGTCGAGGAGCGCTTCGAGCGCGAGGTGACGCGCACCATCGACGGCAATGAAGTCACCCGCGATGGCAGCGAGGACAATCCCGCCTACCTGATCAAGCAGGAGGACGGGGACAAGGTGCTCAAGCTCGGCTCCGAACTGGAAGCGCAGGACACTTAA
- a CDS encoding Mrp/NBP35 family ATP-binding protein, whose translation MTSDPLSPLDTHLHADRLKSRRLEGSVARLLIDASGLDALERKAMEEEFRSAALALPGVEEVRIGMTAAKVERAFVAVASGKGGVGKSTLSANLAVALAQLGQKVGLVDADIYGPSQPKLFGTSEKPKAEGKTLIPVTAHGVKMLSVGQLVEPGTALAWRGPMAAGALNQLLDADWGDAEIVLIDLPPGTGDVQLSLISKARPAGAVIVSTPQDLALIDATRAIDLFGKTDVPVLGVVENMAGFACPHCGETSDPFGKGGAEASAKELGLPFLGRLPLSASIRLASDQGAPPAADEGPAQDAFIDLAKKLLDALGSRKAG comes from the coding sequence ATGACCAGTGACCCGCTCAGCCCGCTCGACACCCATCTCCACGCCGACCGCCTCAAAAGCCGCCGCCTCGAAGGCAGCGTGGCGCGCCTCCTTATCGATGCCAGCGGCCTCGACGCGCTCGAGCGCAAGGCGATGGAAGAGGAGTTCCGCAGCGCCGCGCTGGCGTTGCCGGGCGTCGAGGAAGTGCGCATCGGTATGACCGCCGCCAAGGTGGAGCGCGCCTTCGTCGCGGTCGCCAGCGGCAAGGGCGGGGTCGGCAAGTCCACCCTGTCGGCCAATCTCGCGGTCGCGCTGGCGCAGCTCGGGCAGAAGGTCGGGCTGGTCGATGCCGACATCTACGGCCCCTCGCAGCCCAAGTTGTTCGGCACGAGCGAAAAGCCGAAGGCCGAGGGCAAGACGCTCATCCCCGTCACGGCGCATGGCGTGAAGATGCTGTCGGTCGGCCAGCTGGTCGAGCCCGGCACCGCGCTCGCCTGGCGCGGGCCGATGGCGGCGGGCGCCCTCAACCAGCTGCTCGATGCCGACTGGGGCGATGCGGAAATCGTCCTCATCGACCTGCCGCCGGGCACCGGCGACGTGCAGCTCTCGCTCATTTCCAAGGCGCGGCCCGCGGGCGCGGTCATCGTCTCGACCCCGCAGGACCTCGCGCTGATCGACGCCACCCGCGCCATCGACCTGTTTGGCAAGACCGACGTGCCGGTGCTCGGCGTGGTCGAGAACATGGCCGGCTTCGCCTGCCCGCATTGCGGCGAGACCAGCGATCCCTTCGGCAAGGGCGGGGCCGAGGCGAGCGCAAAGGAACTCGGCCTGCCCTTCCTCGGGCGCCTGCCGCTGTCGGCGAGCATCCGCCTCGCCTCCGACCAGGGCGCGCCGCCCGCCGCCGACGAGGGCCCCGCGCAGGACGCCTTCATCGACCTTGCCAAAAAGCTCCTCGACGCGCTGGGGAGCCGGAAGGCCGGCTGA
- a CDS encoding CoA-binding protein, with amino-acid sequence MPLTRDDDIARLLRETRTIAMVGASDKPHRDSNRVMAWLIEKGYRVLPVNPRITGEHVHGEYVWRELSQIDVPIDMVDCFVNSDHVGAIVDQAILAGAKSVWMQLGVIDEAAAARAEAAGLEVVMDRCPKIEIPRLGVEPVAAQG; translated from the coding sequence ATGCCGCTTACCCGTGACGACGACATCGCCCGACTGCTCCGCGAGACGCGCACCATCGCGATGGTCGGCGCCTCCGACAAACCGCACCGCGACAGCAACCGCGTGATGGCCTGGCTGATCGAGAAGGGCTATCGCGTCCTGCCGGTCAATCCGCGCATCACCGGCGAACATGTCCACGGCGAATATGTCTGGCGCGAACTGTCGCAGATCGACGTGCCGATCGACATGGTCGACTGCTTCGTCAATTCGGATCATGTCGGCGCCATCGTCGACCAGGCCATCCTCGCGGGTGCCAAGTCGGTGTGGATGCAGCTTGGCGTCATCGACGAGGCCGCCGCCGCGCGTGCCGAGGCCGCGGGGCTCGAGGTTGTCATGGACCGCTGCCCCAAGATCGAGATCCCGCGCCTCGGGGTGGAACCGGTCGCCGCGCAGGGCTGA
- a CDS encoding helicase HerA-like domain-containing protein, protein MDSETIFIGTAGEDGPRQSLRLDRANRHGLIAGATGTGKTITLQGLAEGFSRAGVPVFLADVKGDLAGMALPGSATHKLHEPFTKRAAKIGYDDYAYEDFPVRFWDLFGKQGHPVRTTVSEMGPLLLARLMDLNDTQEGVLTIAFHLADAEGLLLLDLDDLQAMLVNVGERRKELTLDYGNVSTASIGAIQRKLLQLRTQGGDLFFGEPALDLEDFIALDDKGRGVVNILAASDLMRSPRLYSTFLLWLLSELFEELPEVGDPDKPKLVFFFDEAHLLFDDAPDALVEKVEQVVRLIRSKGVGVYFVTQNPIDIPDEVAGQLGNRVQHALRAFTPRDEKAVRSAAETFRRNPGLDVATAITELKVGEALVSTLDAEGAPTPVERTLVKPPRARAGTISTGERAMIMAADGIGTRYDTAVDRESAEEVLEARAAEKAKAAAEEEARLAEEEAREKAERAARRTSGRRSSSTVDKIGKAVERTIVNKIGRQIGNAILRGILGSMAGGSARRATSSTRSRKRRSLRKPAWEKL, encoded by the coding sequence TTGGACAGTGAGACTATCTTCATCGGCACGGCAGGCGAGGACGGGCCCCGCCAGTCGCTCCGCCTCGACCGTGCCAACCGTCACGGACTGATCGCGGGCGCGACCGGCACCGGCAAGACGATCACGCTGCAAGGCCTCGCCGAGGGTTTTTCGCGCGCCGGCGTTCCCGTCTTCCTCGCCGACGTGAAAGGCGACCTTGCGGGCATGGCGCTGCCCGGATCGGCGACGCACAAACTGCACGAACCTTTCACCAAGCGCGCGGCGAAGATCGGCTACGACGACTATGCCTATGAGGACTTTCCCGTCCGTTTCTGGGACCTGTTCGGCAAACAGGGGCACCCCGTCCGCACCACGGTGAGCGAGATGGGGCCGCTCCTGCTCGCGCGCCTGATGGACTTGAACGACACGCAGGAAGGCGTGCTCACCATCGCCTTCCACCTCGCCGATGCCGAGGGGCTGCTGCTCCTCGACCTCGACGATTTGCAGGCGATGCTGGTCAATGTCGGCGAGCGTAGGAAAGAGCTCACGCTCGACTATGGCAATGTCTCGACCGCGAGCATCGGCGCGATCCAGCGCAAGCTCCTCCAACTGCGCACGCAGGGCGGCGACCTCTTCTTCGGCGAGCCCGCGCTCGACCTCGAGGATTTCATCGCGCTGGACGACAAGGGGCGCGGGGTGGTCAACATCCTCGCCGCCTCCGACCTGATGCGCAGCCCGCGCCTTTATTCGACCTTCCTCCTCTGGCTGCTCAGCGAGCTGTTCGAGGAGCTTCCCGAGGTCGGCGATCCCGACAAGCCCAAGCTCGTCTTCTTCTTTGACGAGGCGCACCTGCTCTTCGACGACGCGCCGGACGCGCTGGTCGAGAAGGTCGAGCAGGTGGTGCGCCTCATCCGCTCGAAGGGCGTGGGCGTCTATTTCGTCACCCAGAACCCGATCGACATTCCCGACGAAGTGGCGGGCCAGCTCGGCAACCGTGTCCAGCATGCGCTCCGCGCCTTCACCCCGCGCGACGAGAAAGCCGTGCGCAGCGCCGCCGAGACCTTCCGCCGCAACCCCGGGCTGGACGTCGCCACCGCGATCACCGAGCTGAAGGTGGGCGAGGCGCTGGTCTCCACCCTCGACGCGGAAGGCGCGCCCACCCCCGTCGAACGCACGCTGGTCAAGCCGCCGCGCGCACGGGCCGGCACCATCTCGACCGGCGAGCGGGCGATGATCATGGCCGCCGACGGTATCGGCACCCGCTACGACACCGCCGTCGACCGCGAGAGCGCCGAGGAGGTGCTCGAGGCGCGCGCGGCGGAGAAGGCGAAGGCCGCCGCCGAAGAAGAAGCCCGCCTCGCCGAGGAAGAAGCGCGCGAGAAGGCCGAACGCGCCGCGCGCCGGACCTCGGGCCGTCGTTCCTCCTCGACCGTCGACAAGATCGGCAAGGCGGTCGAGCGCACCATCGTCAACAAGATCGGCCGCCAGATCGGCAATGCGATCCTGCGCGGCATCCTCGGCTCGATGGCGGGCGGCAGCGCACGGCGGGCGACAAGCTCGACGCGGAGCAGGAAACGCCGTTCCTTGAGGAAACCGGCGTGGGAGAAGCTCTGA
- the hflK gene encoding FtsH protease activity modulator HflK — translation MSIFSGWRGHALFSDSKGPWGPAGGSSGGGKGSGGGSGGGGEPPKGPWQPGPTPPGGGGNGGGKGRKGPGNITSLDDWLKGNRARFGGGRGPGGRGPAFPQMPNGNIIVWAIVGLVLLLLLFSTVHRVAPEERGVVTRFGRYVETLGPGIGLTLPAPIDRVEKVDVEDIRNIDVGSDETENLMLTGDENIIDIAYQVRWKIRDPENYLFELANQEDTVRQVAESAMRQVIANASLQDAIGEGRSEIQAQVQAEMQQTLDAYRSGIEMRGVEIKRADPPETVNEAFKQVTAAQQDAQSFINEARAYALQITAQAQGEAEAFDKVFQEYRLAPRVTQRRMYYETMERVLRDVDKTIISADGVQPYLPLNELRRSTPATTTATSGGGQ, via the coding sequence ATGAGCATTTTTTCGGGGTGGCGCGGCCACGCGCTTTTCAGTGACAGCAAGGGACCCTGGGGTCCGGCCGGCGGCAGCAGTGGCGGCGGCAAGGGATCGGGCGGCGGTTCGGGAGGCGGCGGCGAGCCGCCCAAGGGACCGTGGCAGCCGGGACCGACCCCGCCCGGTGGCGGCGGCAATGGCGGTGGCAAGGGGCGCAAGGGCCCCGGCAATATCACCAGCCTCGATGACTGGCTCAAGGGCAATCGCGCGCGCTTCGGCGGCGGACGCGGTCCCGGCGGGCGCGGTCCGGCCTTCCCGCAGATGCCCAATGGAAACATCATCGTCTGGGCGATCGTCGGCCTCGTGCTGCTGCTCCTCCTCTTCTCGACCGTCCACCGCGTGGCGCCCGAAGAGCGCGGCGTGGTCACGCGCTTCGGCCGCTATGTCGAGACGCTGGGCCCGGGTATCGGCCTCACGCTGCCCGCCCCGATCGATCGCGTCGAGAAGGTCGATGTCGAGGACATCCGCAACATCGATGTCGGCTCGGACGAGACCGAGAACCTCATGCTGACGGGCGACGAGAATATCATCGACATCGCCTACCAGGTGCGCTGGAAGATCCGCGATCCCGAGAATTACCTGTTCGAACTGGCCAACCAGGAAGACACGGTCCGGCAGGTCGCCGAGAGCGCCATGCGGCAGGTGATCGCCAACGCCAGCCTCCAGGACGCGATCGGCGAGGGCCGTTCGGAAATCCAGGCGCAGGTGCAGGCCGAGATGCAGCAGACGCTCGACGCCTATCGCTCGGGCATCGAGATGCGTGGTGTGGAAATCAAGCGCGCCGACCCGCCCGAGACGGTCAACGAGGCCTTCAAGCAGGTCACCGCCGCGCAGCAGGACGCGCAGAGCTTCATCAACGAGGCGCGCGCCTATGCCCTCCAGATCACCGCGCAGGCGCAGGGCGAGGCCGAGGCCTTCGACAAGGTCTTCCAGGAATATCGCCTCGCGCCCCGCGTGACCCAGCGGCGCATGTATTACGAGACGATGGAGCGCGTGCTGCGTGACGTCGACAAGACCATCATCAGCGCCGACGGGGTCCAGCCCTATCTGCCCCTCAACGAACTGCGCCGCTCGACGCCAGCGACGACGACGGCGACCAGCGGAGGAGGCCAGTAA
- a CDS encoding Do family serine endopeptidase: MAKEMTAVRYVYGIAAALLLGGSAYSMTGGELAGMQAQNAARPVPVQGAPESFADLAARLQPAVVNISTRQQVEVQRRQNQDPFDQFFRRFGVPNPRGQEQGQNQGEEPVTRETGSLGSGFVISPDGYIVTNNHLIESRDGQGGTVDEVYVTFPDRTEYEARIVGRDPDSDLAVLKIEGANLPYVNWGDSDGVRVGDWIIAIGNPYGLGGTVTAGIVSALHRGITGFGAYDRYIQTDASINMGNSGGPMFDMAGNVIGINSALISPTGASVGIGLAIPAEAAIPVINSLRRGEAPERGYLGVSLQPLSEDIADALGLPKERGELVRSVVDGQAADTAGLQQGDVILAIDGTPVTPDNTVSYLIANTPVGETVPLTIIRNGDRRTVQVTVNQRPSREELAAQLGVGNDDEGGMAGEDETPADGGDALGMTLQPLSDQIRQALRLEDDLEGVIISRVDPNSDAARRGLQRGEVILRVNRQDVRSVSDVDAAVAAAREAGRDSVLILVQRGRQPARYVGIELES; the protein is encoded by the coding sequence ATGGCCAAGGAGATGACCGCCGTGCGCTACGTTTACGGGATTGCCGCCGCGCTTTTGCTCGGGGGGAGTGCCTATTCGATGACCGGCGGCGAGCTCGCCGGCATGCAGGCGCAGAATGCCGCCCGCCCCGTGCCCGTGCAGGGCGCGCCCGAAAGCTTCGCCGATCTCGCCGCGCGGCTCCAGCCCGCGGTCGTCAACATCTCGACCCGCCAGCAGGTCGAGGTGCAGCGCCGCCAGAACCAGGATCCGTTCGACCAGTTCTTCCGCCGTTTCGGTGTCCCCAACCCGCGTGGGCAGGAGCAGGGCCAGAACCAGGGCGAGGAACCGGTGACGCGCGAGACGGGCTCGCTCGGCTCGGGCTTCGTCATCTCGCCCGACGGCTATATCGTCACCAACAATCATCTCATCGAGAGCCGCGACGGGCAGGGCGGCACCGTCGACGAGGTCTATGTGACCTTCCCCGACCGCACCGAATATGAGGCCCGCATCGTCGGCCGCGACCCCGACAGCGACCTCGCCGTCCTCAAGATCGAGGGGGCGAACCTGCCGTACGTCAACTGGGGCGACAGCGACGGCGTGCGCGTCGGCGACTGGATCATCGCCATCGGCAACCCCTATGGCCTCGGCGGCACCGTGACCGCGGGCATCGTCTCGGCGCTGCATCGCGGCATCACCGGTTTCGGGGCTTACGACCGCTACATCCAGACCGACGCCAGCATCAACATGGGTAACTCGGGTGGCCCGATGTTCGACATGGCGGGCAATGTCATCGGCATCAATTCGGCGTTGATCAGCCCGACCGGCGCCAGCGTGGGCATCGGCCTCGCCATCCCCGCCGAAGCCGCCATCCCGGTGATCAACAGCCTGCGCCGCGGCGAAGCGCCCGAGCGCGGCTATCTCGGTGTCTCGCTCCAGCCCCTGTCGGAAGACATCGCCGATGCGCTCGGCCTTCCCAAGGAGCGCGGCGAACTCGTCCGCTCGGTGGTCGACGGCCAGGCCGCCGACACGGCCGGCCTCCAGCAGGGCGACGTCATCCTCGCGATCGATGGCACGCCGGTGACCCCCGACAACACCGTGAGCTATCTCATCGCCAACACGCCGGTCGGCGAGACCGTGCCGCTCACCATCATTCGCAACGGCGACCGCCGCACCGTGCAGGTCACGGTCAACCAGCGCCCGAGCCGCGAGGAGCTGGCCGCGCAGCTTGGTGTCGGCAATGACGACGAGGGCGGCATGGCCGGCGAGGACGAGACCCCCGCCGACGGCGGCGATGCGCTGGGCATGACGCTCCAGCCCCTCAGTGACCAGATCCGCCAGGCGCTGCGCCTCGAGGACGACCTCGAGGGCGTCATCATCAGCCGCGTCGACCCCAACAGCGATGCGGCGCGTCGCGGGCTGCAGCGCGGCGAGGTGATCTTGCGCGTCAACCGGCAGGACGTGCGCAGCGTGAGCGATGTCGATGCCGCCGTCGCCGCCGCCCGCGAGGCGGGCCGCGACAGCGTGCTCATCCTCGTCCAGCGCGGCCGCCAGCCGGCCCGCTATGTCGGGATCGAACTCGAAAGCTAG
- a CDS encoding nuclear transport factor 2 family protein — protein sequence MSADLSLVQKLEAAWRTALFAKDEIALRQLIHPDFQLVGVRGSEPQALDLDGWIAALANMDVVDLVVDITHCTRVEGTIVATVDARWSVRYLGQVIQERVLLSDIWVEGSDGWQVIRRHSSPLPCDQA from the coding sequence ATGAGCGCCGATCTCAGCCTCGTCCAGAAGCTCGAGGCGGCATGGCGCACCGCGCTGTTCGCCAAGGACGAGATCGCGCTGCGCCAGCTGATCCATCCCGATTTCCAGCTGGTCGGCGTGCGCGGATCGGAGCCGCAGGCGCTCGATCTCGACGGCTGGATCGCGGCGCTCGCCAACATGGACGTGGTCGATCTCGTCGTCGATATCACCCACTGCACGCGCGTCGAGGGCACGATCGTCGCCACCGTCGATGCGCGCTGGAGCGTGCGTTACCTGGGGCAGGTCATTCAGGAACGCGTATTGTTGTCCGACATATGGGTGGAGGGCAGTGACGGTTGGCAGGTGATTCGCCGCCACTCGTCGCCGCTGCCTTGCGACCAGGCATAA
- a CDS encoding reprolysin-like metallopeptidase, translating to MKTLLLAGCGAAVLAAGTAVAGTGHQWGDYLWGSPGNKPTLTLRHKFADATASKWMPYYLTGANDALTKWNDDARSPLTLNELGEATHTTSSACNPRSGEITVCSDEYGTNQGWVGIANIWASGTSITQATARMNDSYYEYSTFYDTDGQRQFVVCHEIGHTFGLGHLDTNFNNANLESCMDYTSNPEGPPDNRDPGPVDWEVLTSATMYGPVGDGGGDPPPEEEPPTTKPGKGGGKGGGGGGGGGGGKGKNKLVAPPTTAEAALERGRFGGILGYDGAGRPNVYVQDMRGGQRKFTFVMWAEGYRPAGSQRPAGR from the coding sequence ATGAAGACGCTTTTGCTCGCCGGCTGCGGCGCGGCGGTGCTCGCCGCGGGGACGGCGGTCGCCGGCACCGGCCACCAGTGGGGCGATTATCTGTGGGGCTCGCCCGGCAACAAGCCGACGCTGACGCTTCGCCACAAGTTCGCCGACGCCACCGCATCGAAGTGGATGCCTTATTACCTCACCGGCGCCAATGACGCGCTGACCAAGTGGAACGACGATGCGCGCTCGCCGCTCACGCTCAACGAGCTGGGCGAGGCGACGCATACGACCAGTTCGGCGTGCAACCCGCGCTCGGGCGAAATCACCGTCTGTTCGGACGAATATGGCACCAACCAGGGCTGGGTCGGCATCGCCAACATCTGGGCGAGCGGCACCTCGATCACGCAGGCCACCGCCCGCATGAACGACAGCTATTACGAATATTCGACCTTCTACGACACCGACGGCCAGCGCCAGTTCGTCGTCTGCCACGAGATCGGCCACACCTTCGGGCTCGGCCATCTCGACACCAATTTCAACAACGCCAACCTCGAAAGCTGCATGGACTATACGTCCAACCCCGAGGGGCCGCCCGACAACCGCGATCCGGGGCCCGTCGACTGGGAGGTGCTGACCAGCGCCACCATGTACGGTCCGGTCGGTGACGGCGGCGGCGATCCCCCGCCCGAGGAAGAACCGCCCACCACCAAACCCGGCAAGGGTGGCGGCAAAGGCGGTGGCGGCGGCGGCGGCGGCGGCGGCGGCAAGGGCAAGAACAAGCTCGTCGCGCCCCCGACCACGGCGGAAGCCGCGCTGGAGCGTGGCCGCTTCGGCGGTATCCTCGGCTATGACGGCGCGGGCCGTCCCAACGTCTATGTGCAGGACATGCGCGGGGGGCAGCGCAAGTTCACCTTCGTCATGTGGGCCGAGGGCTATCGCCCCGCCGGCTCGCAGCGTCCCGCCGGACGCTAG